A genomic region of Lysinibacillus sp. 2017 contains the following coding sequences:
- a CDS encoding cyclopropane-fatty-acyl-phospholipid synthase family protein produces MDNLLQCMKIVGDDTIQRTQLKHRLQLVKAFEIEKGMKVLEIGCGQGDTTVALADAVGEHGHILAIDIAPRNYGEPVTLGEATDTIKQSALGERITFQFETDFLNLELSESYDVVVLSHCSWYFKNPDMLLHYFKKIKTLAKRICFAEWDLDYTLIPQRAHFCAANILALYAAFYEDDGNIQNLFHKTQIKHLLIDAGFTMAHEQTVDATYLQDGGWEIDFANYVLEQFKQTPTPIHTLVQSFAHLMNDQTTGILSLNSFVISAHS; encoded by the coding sequence ATGGATAACTTATTACAATGCATGAAAATTGTCGGGGATGATACGATTCAGCGAACGCAATTAAAGCATCGATTACAGCTGGTTAAAGCGTTTGAAATCGAAAAAGGTATGAAAGTCTTAGAAATTGGCTGTGGCCAAGGAGATACCACTGTTGCCCTTGCTGATGCAGTTGGTGAACACGGTCACATACTAGCAATTGATATTGCACCGCGTAATTATGGTGAGCCTGTGACACTCGGCGAAGCTACCGATACGATAAAACAATCAGCACTAGGTGAACGTATTACTTTCCAATTTGAAACAGACTTTTTAAACCTTGAATTATCCGAGTCCTATGATGTGGTTGTACTATCGCATTGTTCTTGGTATTTTAAAAACCCTGATATGCTTTTACACTATTTCAAAAAAATAAAAACATTGGCAAAACGTATTTGTTTTGCTGAATGGGATTTAGACTACACCCTTATTCCGCAACGTGCTCATTTTTGTGCAGCAAATATTTTAGCTTTATATGCTGCGTTTTATGAAGACGACGGCAATATTCAAAATTTATTTCATAAAACACAAATAAAACACTTGTTAATCGATGCAGGTTTTACAATGGCGCACGAACAAACTGTTGATGCGACCTATTTACAAGATGGTGGCTGGGAAATCGATTTTGCCAATTATGTATTAGAACAGTTCAAACAAACCCCAACACCTATTCACACATTAGTCCAAAGCTTTGCGCATTTAATGAATGATCAAACAACTGGAATTTTATCGTTAAATAGTTTTGTAATTAGTGCACATTCATAA
- the guaC gene encoding GMP reductase, giving the protein MDTVFDYEDIQLVPAKCIVKSRTECDATVTLGGHTFKLPVVPANMQTIIDENVAEKLAAGGYFYIMHRFNPETRVQFIRDMQAKGYIASISVGVKDEEYTFIEQLKDEQLTPEFITIDIAHGHSNQVIDMIGHIKKHLPNSFVIAGNVGTPEAVRELENAGADATKVGIGPGKVCITKIKTGFGTGGWQLAALRWCAKAASKPIIADGGIRTNGDIAKSVRFGATMVMIGSLFAGHDESPGKTVDVDGKKMKEYFGSASEFQKGERKNVEGKKMYVDYKGSLMDTLTEMEQDLQSSISYAGGKTLASIRTVDYVVVKNSIFNGDRI; this is encoded by the coding sequence ATGGATACAGTTTTTGATTATGAGGATATTCAATTAGTACCTGCGAAGTGTATTGTAAAAAGTCGTACAGAATGTGATGCAACGGTTACTTTAGGTGGTCATACATTTAAATTGCCAGTTGTTCCAGCCAATATGCAAACAATTATTGATGAAAATGTTGCTGAAAAATTAGCAGCAGGCGGTTACTTCTACATTATGCACCGCTTTAATCCAGAAACACGTGTGCAATTTATTCGTGATATGCAAGCGAAGGGTTATATTGCATCGATTTCAGTTGGGGTAAAAGATGAAGAATATACATTCATTGAACAATTAAAGGATGAACAGCTAACACCAGAGTTTATTACAATCGATATTGCTCATGGACATTCAAATCAAGTTATTGACATGATCGGTCATATTAAAAAACATTTACCAAACAGCTTTGTCATTGCAGGTAATGTAGGGACTCCAGAAGCTGTGCGCGAATTAGAAAATGCTGGCGCGGATGCAACGAAAGTCGGCATTGGTCCTGGTAAAGTATGTATTACCAAAATTAAAACGGGCTTTGGTACAGGTGGCTGGCAGTTAGCGGCACTTCGTTGGTGTGCAAAAGCTGCATCTAAACCGATTATTGCAGATGGTGGAATTCGCACAAACGGGGATATCGCGAAGTCTGTACGTTTCGGTGCAACAATGGTTATGATTGGCTCATTATTTGCAGGTCATGATGAATCACCTGGTAAAACAGTTGATGTAGACGGCAAAAAAATGAAGGAATACTTCGGTTCAGCATCTGAGTTCCAAAAAGGCGAACGTAAAAATGTTGAAGGTAAGAAAATGTACGTAGATTACAAAGGTTCATTAATGGACACATTAACTGAAATGGAACAAGATTTACAGTCTTCGATTTCTTATGCAGGTGGTAAAACATTAGCATCAATTCGTACTGTTGATTATGTCGTTGTAAAAAATTCAATTTTCAATGGCGACCGTATTTAA
- a CDS encoding NAD-dependent deacylase: MAIFTLVDWIKQSTSTVVLTGAGMSTESGIPDFRSQSGLWQTIDPRTVASVESLENDYEVFRNFYKMRLEALLNCFPHQGHVILADWERRGLVSLVATQNVDQFHQVAGSEEVAELHGNIVTFRCNDCNKPHTKEQFMNDSVCVYCLGKLRPNVVLFGEALPQEAWNQALNEIQNADLVIVIGTSLEVYPVNQLPKMARGKLVYINLDITGNNRQFDLVIEGTAGDVLAEINEALVENEGN; this comes from the coding sequence ATGGCAATTTTCACACTAGTTGATTGGATAAAACAATCTACATCAACGGTAGTTTTAACGGGCGCGGGTATGTCGACTGAATCTGGTATTCCCGACTTTCGATCGCAATCGGGTTTGTGGCAAACGATTGATCCACGAACAGTTGCCTCGGTTGAAAGCTTAGAAAATGATTATGAGGTGTTCCGAAATTTTTATAAAATGCGACTTGAAGCGTTATTGAATTGCTTTCCACATCAAGGACATGTAATTTTAGCAGACTGGGAAAGAAGAGGGCTTGTTTCACTGGTTGCAACACAAAATGTAGATCAGTTTCATCAAGTAGCAGGTAGCGAGGAAGTAGCAGAATTACATGGGAATATCGTGACATTTCGCTGTAATGATTGTAATAAACCGCATACAAAAGAGCAATTTATGAATGACTCGGTTTGTGTTTATTGTCTAGGCAAGCTTCGTCCAAATGTGGTGTTATTCGGTGAAGCTTTACCACAAGAAGCATGGAATCAAGCACTCAACGAAATACAAAATGCAGATTTAGTAATCGTGATCGGAACAAGTTTGGAAGTGTATCCTGTCAATCAATTACCAAAGATGGCACGAGGAAAATTAGTGTATATAAATTTAGATATCACAGGAAATAATCGGCAGTTTGATCTTGTAATTGAAGGTACTGCTGGCGATGTATTAGCCGAAATTAACGAGGCATTGGTTGAAAATGAAGGAAACTAA
- a CDS encoding M20 family metallopeptidase — MEATEYFKEHEQDIIQDIKRLVLADSPSQKKELLDICKEVLQSMFFDYFHVKANEYAMEHNGNHLRFEIGEGTEQILMIGHYDTVWDEGALPFRIEEDKIFGPGILDMKSGLVSAIWFFKYVQKFNIPLKRRVVFFLNSDEEIGSPTSRALIEEEAKKSCAAFILEPAVTISGELKIARKGTSRYLLNIKGLASHAGNNPRDGVSAITEAARQILNIEALNDFEKGTTLNVGMVQGGGKLNVIPDEAHIGIDVRSVTKEEQERIDTYFEQLQPNDRRTEIDIDGGINRPPMERDEASEELFEIAQEEAEEIGFEVDEAVVGGASDGNFTALYTPTLDGLGLVGDGIHAEHEHILRAHLVERFALLTNTLLEVANE, encoded by the coding sequence ATGGAAGCTACGGAGTATTTTAAAGAACATGAACAAGATATTATTCAAGATATTAAACGGCTAGTTTTAGCTGATTCTCCTTCACAAAAAAAGGAATTATTAGATATATGTAAAGAAGTGCTTCAATCCATGTTTTTTGACTATTTTCATGTGAAGGCGAATGAATATGCAATGGAGCATAATGGCAATCATTTACGATTCGAAATCGGAGAAGGAACCGAGCAAATTCTTATGATTGGGCATTATGATACGGTTTGGGATGAAGGGGCACTACCATTTAGAATCGAAGAAGATAAAATTTTTGGACCGGGGATATTAGATATGAAATCCGGTTTAGTCAGTGCGATTTGGTTTTTTAAATATGTACAAAAATTTAATATTCCATTGAAACGACGTGTCGTGTTTTTCCTTAATAGTGATGAAGAAATCGGGAGTCCTACTTCACGTGCATTAATCGAAGAAGAAGCTAAAAAGTCCTGTGCTGCCTTTATTTTAGAACCTGCTGTCACCATATCCGGTGAATTGAAAATTGCTCGGAAAGGGACTTCACGCTATTTGTTGAATATCAAGGGACTTGCATCACATGCTGGGAATAATCCTCGTGACGGTGTGAGTGCCATTACAGAAGCAGCGCGTCAAATATTAAATATTGAAGCGTTAAATGATTTTGAGAAAGGAACCACACTTAATGTCGGTATGGTGCAAGGCGGAGGAAAACTAAATGTTATTCCAGATGAAGCCCATATTGGCATCGATGTACGCTCAGTAACAAAAGAAGAACAAGAACGCATTGATACTTATTTTGAACAATTGCAACCGAATGATCGTCGAACTGAAATCGATATTGATGGAGGCATTAACCGTCCACCAATGGAACGAGATGAAGCAAGTGAAGAACTTTTTGAAATCGCACAAGAAGAAGCAGAAGAAATTGGCTTCGAAGTGGATGAAGCAGTTGTGGGTGGGGCAAGTGATGGGAATTTTACAGCACTTTATACGCCAACACTTGATGGACTCGGACTAGTTGGGGATGGTATTCATGCAGAACATGAGCATATATTACGAGCGCATTTAGTTGAACGATTTGCTTTATTAACGAATACCCTTTTAGAAGTTGCCAATGAATAA
- a CDS encoding DMT family transporter, translating into MGRLRGIVMIITGSMLWGATGPMMELLLDYSKMTAEFMLAVRLIIAGIFILGLLMSQKKDIFLIWRSRYFATQLVIFSVLGMVGLQYTFVKSIEVSNAIVATLLQFLAPIFIVIYVSVLHKAWPPKSQVIGIVGTLVGLYLLLTNGSFSSLLVGGDALIWGVFLGLTYAFYTLYPARLMKEIGVIMIIGWGMILSGIIFCVMGKVWQLEQWQLLADPLNTSLIFGISIFGSIAYILFLTSLKYITPVETSILSSFEPLTAMLISVVWLGSVIFQWQLVGIMLMLVFVAYLSISGGKKSNAINV; encoded by the coding sequence GTGGGACGATTGAGGGGAATTGTTATGATTATCACGGGCTCCATGCTTTGGGGAGCAACTGGCCCAATGATGGAATTGCTACTTGATTATTCAAAGATGACTGCAGAATTTATGCTTGCAGTAAGACTAATCATTGCAGGTATTTTTATACTCGGACTGTTAATGAGCCAAAAGAAAGATATTTTTTTAATATGGAGAAGCCGTTATTTTGCGACGCAACTTGTAATTTTTAGTGTTTTGGGGATGGTTGGCTTACAGTATACATTCGTAAAATCCATTGAAGTAAGTAATGCCATAGTTGCCACACTACTTCAATTTTTAGCACCCATCTTTATTGTTATTTATGTATCAGTACTTCATAAAGCTTGGCCACCAAAGTCCCAAGTTATTGGAATTGTGGGGACCTTAGTGGGATTATATTTATTGTTAACAAATGGTTCATTTTCATCTTTATTAGTTGGTGGAGATGCGCTTATCTGGGGTGTGTTCCTAGGACTGACCTATGCATTTTATACACTATATCCAGCACGCTTAATGAAAGAAATTGGCGTAATCATGATCATTGGATGGGGCATGATTTTAAGTGGAATCATTTTTTGTGTTATGGGGAAAGTGTGGCAACTTGAACAATGGCAATTGCTGGCCGATCCACTAAATACATCATTAATTTTTGGTATTAGTATTTTTGGGTCAATCGCTTATATTTTGTTTTTAACGAGTTTGAAATACATAACGCCTGTTGAAACGAGTATTTTATCGAGCTTTGAACCACTAACGGCAATGTTAATATCAGTTGTTTGGTTAGGTTCTGTTATATTCCAGTGGCAGCTCGTTGGAATCATGCTCATGTTAGTTTTCGTCGCCTATTTATCAATATCTGGTGGCAAAAAATCAAATGCAATAAATGTTTAA
- a CDS encoding cytosine deaminase: MEQNLLRIDELLNMPKSVIRKANEKDVLNIKNELLMLLNEKNEAYKQENIRQLINEIQFLNVYVVKDNQDKIIYSYDPPKYASKRVTIKESGWIEINKK, encoded by the coding sequence ATGGAACAAAATTTGCTAAGAATCGACGAATTATTAAACATGCCAAAAAGCGTTATTCGCAAAGCTAATGAAAAAGACGTTTTGAATATTAAAAATGAACTATTAATGTTATTAAATGAAAAAAATGAAGCATATAAGCAAGAAAATATTCGGCAATTGATTAACGAAATTCAGTTTTTAAATGTATATGTCGTAAAGGATAATCAAGATAAAATCATTTATTCTTATGATCCACCTAAGTATGCTTCAAAACGTGTGACCATTAAAGAAAGTGGTTGGATTGAAATAAATAAAAAATGA